Proteins encoded within one genomic window of Plasmodium cynomolgi strain B DNA, chromosome 11, whole genome shotgun sequence:
- a CDS encoding transporter (putative) yields MKAPEKDEAVTYHPKSAKGAELNGKKIGALKTNMQSEDEEATKEYLSSIDNEVLTKLSCFSGLGTYLAKLKLKVNKFYFIYTILTIIHFSIYVNRGIIPGSYDFLSSYLKEKYATTNVDVHIGFLTSVFVFGLSISSIISGSLASTYSVFRITDIFLFQNSLALLMTGFSFIIGSYYSLMFSRFFCGFSEAAFITIIPPVIYSYSKDRAGSWISIFITMFPLGGCVGYLLAVLLPALKISIAQYFIGSGSIFMIFFLCFYLFDENLLKKYEDEKSRKEQQSGEKHQSGEKHQSGEKHQSGEKHQSGEKQPGGDVAKDLEEGKNQRKFAKGGVTSGTANHGAANPGLTQKSASGTKSAANAAANSAANSANSANSANSANSANSATTAATSGPAGAAARNRAPNKNASNGNSGRNAPGGQPRPANGIRQSSNTQSGTPQSGNPQSGGAQNSPNLAKKTDGGSGAERKSLDEGMETRKRGTNSSSGMYEELMHQTSEGTNGSKTRPPNGTKKNYSDINSNAYIGDIDLEANEDEEQQNISNNSYINNNLDKMYMTKSFGDDEVYMNTTQESYGKTKKDDKYLEVELDNCIESMDDEKNNEHLNLGLLVNTTLTNISFLILVTALTAHTDMIQSYLVYGAPILYALKIFPSYKAATVFCSLCACLSSIVGTCLGGFLMDFYNLNIQNVDKNYEHINNNEKKIKIYSKDVLMYQYLRIIGIQTFIILAIASSFVMLIPFITNTYLFTFVMTLGLTFLFSAMVRVALPGHNIGIMVCVPQNIRAFSIGMSSFISHLLGDIPWTIIIGKIKGTLSPDCVVTRNGELSERCFQQSRGLRVTLFIICSKSLIMVVASFLLNVYAKKKIRRYKNKQSNKA; encoded by the exons atgaaagcacCAGAAAAAGATGAAGCCGTTACCTACCATCCCAAGAGCGCCAAAGGCGCAGAGctgaatggaaaaaaaatcggagCCTTAAAGACAAATATGCAAAgtgaagatgaagaagcaaCGAAGGAGTATCTGTCCAGTATTGATAACGAAGTGCTAACCAAGTTGAGCTGCTTTTCAGGTCTCGGGACTTATCTAGCCAAACTGAAATTAAaagttaacaaattttatttcatctaCACAATATTGACcataattcatttttctatttatgTAAACAGAGGAATAATCCCTGGCTCATATGATTTTTTATCCTCATATCTGAAGGAGAAGTATGCAACAACGAATGTAGATGTTCACATAGGCTTCTTAACATCCGTTTTTGTTTTCGGATTAAGTATAAGTTCCATCATTAGTGGATCCCTTGCCTCAACGTATAGTGTCTTCAGGATAACtgatatatttctttttcagaATTCTTTAGCCCTACTCATGACtggtttttcttttataattgGTTCATACTACTCACTTATGTTCAGTAGATTCTTTTGTGGGTTCAGTGAAGCTGCCTTCATTACCATTATCCCTCCTGTGATTTATTCTTATTCAAAAGATCGGGCTGGTTCTTGGATTagtatttttattaccaTGTTTCCTTTAGGGGGTTGTGTTGGTTACCTTCTTGCTGTTTTACTTCCAGCATTGAAAATCAGCATAGCACAGTATTTCATTGGTTCAggatccatttttatgattttttttctttgtttttacctgtttgatgaaaatttattaaaaaagtatgagGACGAGAAGAGCAGGAAGGAGCAGCAAtcaggggagaagcaccaatcgggggagaagcaccaatcgggggagaagcaccaatcgggggagaagcaccaatcaggggagaagcaaccgGGGGGGGATGTCGCTAAAGATCtggaggaggggaagaacCAGAGGAAATTCGCCAAGGGGGGTGTCACATCGGGTACCGCTAACCACGGGGCCGCCAACCCGGGGCTCACTCAAAAAAGCGCAAGCGGCACGAAGTCAGCGGCGAACGCAGCGGCGAACTCAGCGGCGAACTCAGCCAACTCAGCCAACTCAGCCAACTCTGCCAACTCGGCCAACTCTGCGACGACCGCGGCCACCAGTGGCCCCGCCGGAGCGGCGGCCAGAAACAGAGCGCCCAACAAGAACGCGAGTAACGGCAACTCGGGGAGAAACGCCCCCGGCGGGCAGCCTCGACCGGCGAATGGTATAAGGCAGAGTAGCAACACGCAAAGCGGCACCCCGCAGAGTGGCAACCCGCAGAGCGGTGGCGCACAGAACAGCCCCAACTTGGCGAAGAAGACGGACGGAGGAAGCGGCGCAGAGCGCAAGTCCCTCGACGAAGGAATGGagacaagaaaaaggggTACGAACAGCAGCTCAGGGATGTACGAAGAATTGATGCACCAAACAAGTGAAGGAACGAATGGTAGCAAAACGAGACCTCCTAATGGtacgaagaaaaattacagcGATATAAACAGCAATGCATATATAGGAGATATTGACCTGGAAGCaaatgaagatgaagaaCAGCAAAATATTAGCAATAATAGCTACATTAACAATAATTTGGATAAAATGTACATGACAAAATCGTTTGGAGATGATGAAGTATATATGAATACAACGCAGGAGTCTTATGGGAAGACAAAGAAGGACGATAAATATTTGGAAGTGGAGTTAGATAACTGTATCGAATCAATggatgatgagaaaaataatgaacaCCTTAATTTGGGTCTCCTTGTAAACACAACATTGACAAATATCAGCTTCCTCATATTAGTTACTGCACTAACGGCACATACCGATATGATTCAGTCGTACTTAGTTTATGGTGCACCCATCCTCTATGCTTTAAAGATATTCCCATCGTACAAAGCTGCCACCGTTTTCTGTAGTCTATGTGCTTGTCTCTCCTCCATTGTTGGTACCTGCTTGGGTGGATTCCTCATGGATTTCTACAACCTCAATATACAGAATGTGGACAAGAATTATGagcatataaataataatgagaagaaaataaaaatttacagcaAAGACGTGTTGATGTATCAGTACCTTCGAATTATTGGAATTCAAACCTTTATCATTTTGGCTATTGCCAGTTCGTTCGTCATGttaattccttttattaCCAATACGTATCTGTTCACCTTTGTGATGACCCTCGGGTTGACCTTTCTCTTCTCCGCCATGGTTCGTGTTGCGCTA CCTGGCCACAACATCGGAATCATGGTGTGCGTGCCGCAGAACATCCGCGCCTTTTCCATAGGAATGTCCTCCTTCATTTCGCACCTGCTTGG